The genomic segment TTGTGAGTGATTAAGGAAGGGCTGGCACTGCGATTGGGGGGAGGTCTGGTACAGTgagtcagggccagaactaggggtaggcagagtgcctagggcgcaaagcttgggggccacttctgcctacccctagtgcgACTGAGTGAGTTCCACGCTTCCGCCTATTTGTGCGCAAGTGCGCGCACATGAGGGGAGGGTGCACCAGAAGGGTTTCATGCGGCGGTCAGCGCGCATGCGACACTCTTCCTACACGTGCGGTGGATGGGGCATCAGggctggccgggttgcctggggcgcccagcgGTCCTAGCCCGGCCCTGCAGTGAGTAAATGAAGGGCTGGCACTGTGAGTGAGGGGAATGCTGGCACTAAGTTTTTGAGAAAAGGGCTGACACTGTAAGTCACAGTAAAGATGGCATTACAGCTAGGCTTGTCTCCTCACCATTATAGTACTTGCCACATATTGAATTCAAATCCTGTATGCAGAATTAGCACATTCTATAGACCACAATGGTatctgtgcagccatgcatctataTTAATTGTTTATTAGTCTTGCCAGTTGTGGTTTCAATTTGTagaatacattattattaatggGGTAGCAAACCTGTCTGAAACTAGCTAATAGTGCATGCTATCTATGTTATGTGAATGCTGTTGTCTCGTTGGCTGGCATACTTGCATGGAACCTAGTTGGATGTGCAAGTAACACAATGAAAGAGAAATTTGGTTGATATCTGTACATAAGCCCCTGTGATCATGACTTTTCCCTCCAGTGGCCCTACTGTGAGAAGCGCTGCACATACTGCAATTTCAACAAGTATATTCCCCGCTCTGAGAATGAAACTGCCATCCGCTCCTGTCTGGTGCAAGAGGCTCGCACACTGATCCAACTCAGCCAGGTGCACAGGTGAGCAAAATATTCCTCACAAACAGCATTCCAGAGTCTTCGGCAAATGGTGCTGCTGTACATTActtatttctctctttttttctacagggtcACTTCAGTGTTTTTTGGGGGTGGGACCCCAAGTCTTGCTAGCTATGATAGCATTGCTGCAGTGCTTGAGGCAATCTCCCAGACTGCACTGCTGCCACAAGATGCAGAAATCACTTTAGAAGCCAACCCCACATCAGCAGAAAGAAGTCGGTTGCAGCAGtttaaaaaggctggagtgaatcgACTGTCTCTGGGGGTGCAGGTAAGCCAAATGCGCAGTTTTCACTATGTATGGGCATGTACAAATTTACTTGGCAGGACCTGTATATTTCTCCCCTACAAAGCTTCATGTGGCTATTTGAAGTATATACTCATCCCTAAAATTAATAGTTGGTGTGGTaagcctatatattttttttttaattaagtatttGGTCACTAAAGGGCAATAGGTTACTGCAGTTTATTGATGCAATCTTATAATTTCTCAGCAGGATAGTTTATGTACTAAGTGCAAGCTGATATTTTTATACTAAATGTATCGTCATTATATATCtgtgctagggatgcactgaatccaggattcggtttgtgattctgcctttttcagcaggattcggattcggccgattccttctgcctggccgaatcctaatttgcatatgcaaattagggtggggagggaaattgcgtgacttcttgtcacaaaacaaggaagtaaaaaaagttttccccttcccagccctaatttccatatgcaaattaggattcagttcagtattaatactcttaatatattattataatatattattattttagtcTTTTAATATAATTGCCATTTTTCCACCTATCCTCTTTCTATGATTGCACACCGCCATTCCTTGTGGGAAGTCTCTGGAGGACCAAGAACTTCTGCTTTTGGGAAGGACTCACTCTGCCTATGAGGCACAAAAGACTCTAGAAGAAGCTTGCAATCTCTTCCCTGGGCGCACTTCGGTGGATATCATATTTGGGCTTCCAGGGCAAAGCTTGGCATCCTGGCACAGGACTTTGAGGCAGCTGCTTGACATTTGTGATGACCATGTTTCCTTATACCAGCTGACCTTGGAAAGGGGTACTGCTCTCTTTAAAATGGTGCATGATGGTCGACTCCCTACCCCAGATGTGGAGGTAGCTGCCCAGATGTATGAGGATGCCAGAAAAACCCTCTGTGAAGCTGGATTCCGACACTATGAGGTGTCCAACTTTGCTAGAAATGTAAGCACTTTAGTCTCTGCCTACTGGGGGGGGTGTGTGCTAGGGTATCTTTACTCTGTATAACCAACATTCGTTCTATTCTTTATATAGGGAGCACTGAGTGTGCACAATATGTCCTACTGGCTGGGGAAGCAATATATTGGGATAGGACCAGGTAAGGCCTCTCCAGTTCTATAAGATCAAGGTCATGACATATGACTTTATGAATCCAAAGGGCATTGTGACCTGGAAGTGATAACCACATGCTTGTATTTTAGGGGCACATAGTCGTTTTGTGCCACGTGGCAGTGGGGGCCAACGCAGACAGGCCCGAATACAAACTCTAGAACCAGAGCCTTGGATGAAGGAAGTGACACGTTATGGACACGGAACACGGAAAGTCACAGAACTCAGCGAACTGGATGTGTTAGTATTTGGCTCTATGCCGTGTTCTCTCTTTTTTCTATTCCCCCCCTTCCCCCAGGAGTGCTATTACATTACCAGCTGAAGGAGGTCATGAGGTTAAAAACAACTAAAGGGTTGCAGGTTGCATGGCTTGTATTCATCTGGAACATAGTGGATCTTTTTTACTGTGGATGCAGAAGTACATGAGCAACATCTCTATATATTAAGTGCTTGGCTTGCACCCGTTTGCAACTATTGCTAATGTGCTCTTTCTGCTCCTCAGCTTGTCGGAAACCCTGGTTCAAGGATTAAGAACTGATATTGGTATTACTCACGAGGTAAGTCTGTACAGTGGGAGGCGAGTTTATCGCTGGTAGGGATTTTATATTGGGAAAACATGGGAAAAGTGAACAGGAATCAGTAAAGGATGTCTGCATTCCAGGCACCCACAGAGACCTTTATTGCACCATCTTAGTTTGTTAGTCCCGAAGCAGCAACTGGTCATAGTGGTGCCAGGAATGGGGTGCTGGAAGCATGAAAAGGCTGGGGTGAGGTACAATAGATTAAAGCAACACtggtaaaggggaagttcacctataagttaacttttagtatgttatagaaaggctaattctaaacGACTTTTccattggcattcattttttcttttttatttttttttaattattcactttcttctgaccctttccagctttgaaatgggagttactgacccatctaaaaaacaaatgctctgtaaagctgcaaatgcattgttgtttttctattacttgtcttttttattcaggccctctcctattcatattccagtctcttattcatatcaatgcctggttgctatggtaatttagatcctagcagccagatggttgaaattgcaaacgagagagctgctgaaaaagaagctaaataactcaaaaaccataaataataatagatgaaacccaactgcaaattgtctcagtgtatcactctctacaccatactaaaagttaatttataggtgaacaaccccttcaacttgccttgtcctttaaagttggAGCTATGGCATATGTGCAGCAGGCCCCATAGTGCCACACACTATGGATAATGATAATTTTAATAGTAACTTCACTTTTAAATGTCTCTCTGGACCTCAGATATACAGACCTCCAGATTTTGCTACAGATAATCTTTGCCAAATGTTGTGGGTGGGTATGACCGTCTCCTGAACCAGTACCATCAGGATAATGAGAGACCTTGTTTCTTTTTGTGTCTCTTAGCGTTGGCAGAAAATTTTTCCCTCTCTCAGTCTATTCCATGTGTTTGGCGCATCACAGGAGATCGAGGAGCTGCTGCAGGCGGAATTACTGGTGCTGGATGAAAGGTAATACACACTATTCACTAACAGAAGAAAGGAGAATAGAACTGTGGCTTCATGgtcatagtgatgggtgaatctgacctgtttcgttatggtgaaaatttgccaaaatgcattgaagtcccaTTGGGAGTCTTTGCACATCATTTTTACAGCAAAACTTGGCTTAAGTTTCACTTATCACTATTTATGGAactttaatcaatttttttgtgtaaacaagta from the Xenopus laevis strain J_2021 chromosome 9_10L, Xenopus_laevis_v10.1, whole genome shotgun sequence genome contains:
- the rsad1.L gene encoding radical S-adenosyl methionine domain-containing protein 1, mitochondrial, coding for MSRFISRAAVLYQGAVRGLCVSSKQERESATQPCSEKEATVYVHWPYCEKRCTYCNFNKYIPRSENETAIRSCLVQEARTLIQLSQVHRVTSVFFGGGTPSLASYDSIAAVLEAISQTALLPQDAEITLEANPTSAERSRLQQFKKAGVNRLSLGVQSLEDQELLLLGRTHSAYEAQKTLEEACNLFPGRTSVDIIFGLPGQSLASWHRTLRQLLDICDDHVSLYQLTLERGTALFKMVHDGRLPTPDVEVAAQMYEDARKTLCEAGFRHYEVSNFARNGALSVHNMSYWLGKQYIGIGPGAHSRFVPRGSGGQRRQARIQTLEPEPWMKEVTRYGHGTRKVTELSELDVLSETLVQGLRTDIGITHERWQKIFPSLSLFHVFGASQEIEELLQAELLVLDERSLRCSRKGLAVLDCLLLPLLTQLQEHWAQRETLTSCEHHNTPKL